The following proteins are encoded in a genomic region of Oryctolagus cuniculus chromosome 13, mOryCun1.1, whole genome shotgun sequence:
- the LOC138843174 gene encoding aldo-keto reductase family 1 member C1-like isoform X2, whose protein sequence is MDLKHHYLELNDGHFIPILGFGTYAPKEVPKSMAREATKLAIEAGFRHIDSAYLYQNEKEIGLAIQSKIADGTVKREDIFYTSKLWCTFHLPEMVQPTLERCLKEVQLDYVDLYLIHFPTPLKPGEETIPRDEHGNLLYDTVDICDTWEAMEKCKDAGLAKSIGVSNFNRRQLEMILNKPGLKYKPVCNQVECHPYLNQSKMLNFCKSNNIALVAYFALGAQRDTWMDQSAPVLLEDPVLCALAKKYKRSPAQIALRYQLQRGVVVLAKSFNEKRIKENIQLESYHGWIELGWERKQTFGFQH, encoded by the exons ATGGATCTCAAACATCACTATCTGGAACTAAATGATGGTCATTTCATTCCCATTCTGGGATTTGGCACCTATGCACCCAAAGAG GTTCCTAAGAGTATGGCTAGAGAAGCCACTAAATTAGCAATAGAAGCTGGCTTTCGTCATATTGACTCTGCATATTTGTACCAGAATGAAAAGGAGATTGGACTGGCCATCCAAAGTAAGATTGCAGATGGTACTGTGAAGAGGGAAGATATATTTTATACTTCAAAG CTTTGGTGTACTTTCCATCTACCAGAGATGGTCCAACCGACCTTGGAAAGGTGCCTGAAAGAAGTACAGTTGGACTATGTTGACCTATATCTTATTCATTTCCCAACACCTTTGAAG CCAGGAGAGGAGACTATACCACGTGATGAACATGGAAACCTGTTATATGACACAGTGGATATTTGTGACACCTGGGAG GCTATGGAGAAGTGCAAGGATGCAGGACTGGCCAAGTCCATCGGGGTGTCCAATTTCAACCGCAGGCAGTTGGAGATGATTCTGAACAAGCCAGGGCTCAAGTACAAGCCTGTCTGCAACCAG GTGGAATGTCATCCTTATCTCAACCAGAGCAAAATGTTGAATTTCTGCAAATCAAATAATATAGCTCTTGTGGCCTATTTTGCTTTGGGAGCCCAACGAGATACATG GATGGACCAGAGTGCTCCAGTTCTTCTGGAAGATCCAGTTCTTTGTGCCTTGGCAAAAAAGTATAAGCGATCTCCAGCCCAGATTGCCCTTCGCTACCAGCTACAGCGTGGAGTTGTTGTCTTGGCCAAGAGTTTCAACGAGAAGCGAATCAAAGAGAACATTCAG CTGGAAAGCTACCATGGCTGGATAGAATTAGGATGGGAGAGAAAACAGACATTTGGATTTCAGCATTAA
- the LOC138843174 gene encoding prostaglandin-E(2) 9-reductase-like isoform X1: protein MDLKHHYLELNDGHFIPILGFGTYAPKEVPKSMAREATKLAIEAGFRHIDSAYLYQNEKEIGLAIQSKIADGTVKREDIFYTSKLWCTFHLPEMVQPTLERCLKEVQLDYVDLYLIHFPTPLKPGEETIPRDEHGNLLYDTVDICDTWEAMEKCKDAGLAKSIGVSNFNRRQLEMILNKPGLKYKPVCNQVECHPYLNQSKMLNFCKSNNIALVAYFALGAQRDTWMDQSAPVLLEDPVLCALAKKYKRSPAQIALRYQLQRGVVVLAKSFNEKRIKENIQVFDFQLTSEDMKTIDGLNRNLRYNAASYFDGHPNHPFSDEY from the exons ATGGATCTCAAACATCACTATCTGGAACTAAATGATGGTCATTTCATTCCCATTCTGGGATTTGGCACCTATGCACCCAAAGAG GTTCCTAAGAGTATGGCTAGAGAAGCCACTAAATTAGCAATAGAAGCTGGCTTTCGTCATATTGACTCTGCATATTTGTACCAGAATGAAAAGGAGATTGGACTGGCCATCCAAAGTAAGATTGCAGATGGTACTGTGAAGAGGGAAGATATATTTTATACTTCAAAG CTTTGGTGTACTTTCCATCTACCAGAGATGGTCCAACCGACCTTGGAAAGGTGCCTGAAAGAAGTACAGTTGGACTATGTTGACCTATATCTTATTCATTTCCCAACACCTTTGAAG CCAGGAGAGGAGACTATACCACGTGATGAACATGGAAACCTGTTATATGACACAGTGGATATTTGTGACACCTGGGAG GCTATGGAGAAGTGCAAGGATGCAGGACTGGCCAAGTCCATCGGGGTGTCCAATTTCAACCGCAGGCAGTTGGAGATGATTCTGAACAAGCCAGGGCTCAAGTACAAGCCTGTCTGCAACCAG GTGGAATGTCATCCTTATCTCAACCAGAGCAAAATGTTGAATTTCTGCAAATCAAATAATATAGCTCTTGTGGCCTATTTTGCTTTGGGAGCCCAACGAGATACATG GATGGACCAGAGTGCTCCAGTTCTTCTGGAAGATCCAGTTCTTTGTGCCTTGGCAAAAAAGTATAAGCGATCTCCAGCCCAGATTGCCCTTCGCTACCAGCTACAGCGTGGAGTTGTTGTCTTGGCCAAGAGTTTCAACGAGAAGCGAATCAAAGAGAACATTCAG GTTTTTGATTTCCAGTTGACTTCAGAGGACATGAAAACCATAGATGGCCTAAACAGAAATTTGCGATACAATGCTGCTTCTTA ttttgaTGGACACCCAAACCATCCATTTTCTGATGAATATTAA